One Pochonia chlamydosporia 170 chromosome 5, whole genome shotgun sequence DNA segment encodes these proteins:
- a CDS encoding ER-resident thioredoxin protein (similar to Trichoderma reesei QM6a XP_006961876.1) — protein MVLIKSFVLATLTAAVAARSAVMDLTPSNFDKVVLKSGIPTLVEFFAPWCGHCKTLAPVYEELALTFEHAKDKVQIAKVDADAERELGKRFGIQGFPTLKYFDGKSDKPEEYKSGRDLESLTKFLTEKTSVKSKKKLEMPSEVVMLTDKSFAETVGSEKNVLVAFTAPWCGHCKNLAPTWETLAADFANEAKVVIAKVDAEAPNSKAVTKEQGVSSYPTIKWFGAGDKKGEEYSGGRSEEDFIKFINEKAGTHRVAGGGLDRLAGTIAALDSLVARFTGGAKLEDIAAEVTKAVKKFNDDAKYAYAKYYVRVFDKLSKSDNFVAKELSRLEGILEKGGLAPSKRDEIQSKTNILRRFAEKAAEKAEELKDEL, from the exons ATGGTTCTCATCAAGAGCTTCGTGCTCGCCACCCTGACCGCAGCCGTGGCGGCCAGATCCGCCGTCATGGACCTCACACCGTCCAACTTCGACAAAGTCGTCCTCAAGTCAGGAATTCCCACACTCGTCGAGTTCTTTGCCCCCTGGTGCGGCCACTGCAAGACCCTCGCCCCAGTGTACGAGGAGCTGGCTCTTACGTTCGAGCacgccaaagacaaggtGCAGATTGCCAAGGTCGATGCCGATGCGGAGCGGGAGCTGGGCAAGCGTTTTGGGATTCAGGGTTTCCCTACGCTCAAGTACTTTGATGGAAAGTCTGATAAGCCTGAGGAGTACAAGTCTGGGCGTGATCTGGAGAGTCTGACCAAGTTTCTGACGGAGAAGACTAGCGTgaagtccaagaagaagctggagatgcCTAGTGAGGTTGTTATGCTTACTGATAAGAGCTTTGCTGAGACTGTTGGGAGTGAGAAGAATGTGCTGGTTGCATTCACTGCTCCCTGGTGCGGAC ACTGCAAGAATCTGGCTCCTACGTGGGAGACGCTCGCTGCTGACTTTGCCAACGAGGCCAAGGTTGTCATTGCCAAGGTTGACGCCGAAGCTCCTAACAGCAAGGCCGTCACCAAGGAGCAGGGCGTTTCTTCCTACCCAACCATCAAGTGGTTCGGTGCTGGCGACAAGAAGGGCGAGGAGTACTCTGGCGGCCGCTCCGAGGAGGATTTcatcaagttcatcaacGAGAAGGCCGGTACTCACCGTGTTGCTGGTGGCGGTCTTGACCGTCTTGCTGGAACCATTGCCGCTCTGGACTCGCTGGTCGCCAGGTTTACCGGCGGTGCTAAGCTGGAAGACATTGCCGCTGAAGTCACGAAGGCTGTGAAGAAGTTCAATGATGACGCCAAGTACGCCTATGCTAAGTACTACGTCCgcgtctttgacaagctgaGCAAGAGCGACAACTTTGTTGCCAAGGAACTCTCTCGACTGGAGGGCATCCTTGAGAAGGGGGGCTTGGCCCCTTCTAAGCGTGATGAGATCCAAAGCAAGACCAACATTCTCCGCCGTTTTGCTGAGAAAGCTGCTGAGAAGGCCGAAGAGCTCAAGGACGAGCTGTAG
- a CDS encoding elongation factor Tu, mitochondrial precursor (similar to Aspergillus terreus NIH2624 XP_001210502.1) translates to MSAAFRSVAPFLRTARHGLRNGRVNPLQSAMKPQAASGMLNIYRSYAVFERSKPHVNIGTIGHVDHGKRQAEKGLANFLEYGAIDKAPEERKRGITISTAHIEYATENRHYSHVDCPGHADYIKNMITGAANMDGAIIVVAASDGQMPQTREHLLLARQVGVQKIVVFVNKVDTIDDPEMLELVEMEMRELLSTYGFEGDDTPVIMGSALCALNNQKPEIGNNKIDELMAAVDEWIPTPERSLDKPFLMSVEDVFSISGRGTVVSGRVERGILKRDEEIELVGKGKEIIKTKVTDIETFKKSCDQSQAGDNSGLLIRGVRREDVRRGMVVCKPGTVKSHTQFLASLYVLTKEEGGRHTGFHEHYRPQLFLRTSDESVDLTFPEGTEDANGKMVMPGDNVEMVVTLTNPNAIEVGQRFNIREGGKTVATGLCTRIMK, encoded by the exons ATGTCTGCCGCTTTTAGATCTGTTGCGCCGTTCCTGCGGACTGCGCGACACGGCTTGCGCAATGGCCGTGTCAACCCCCTTCAGTCAGCCATGAAGCCCCAAGCTGCCTCTGGCATGCTCAACATTTACCGCTCATACGCCGTCTTTGAGCGAAGCAAGCCCCATGTCAACATTG GTACAATTGGTCACGTCGATCACGGAAAG CGACAGGCCGAGAAGGGTTTGGCCAACTTCCTCGAGTAtggtgccattgacaagGCCCCTGAGGAGCGAAAGCGAGGTATCACCATTTCTACTGCTCACATCGAGTACGCTACCGAGAACCGCCACTACTCCCACGTCGACTGCCCTGGTCACGCCGATTACATCAAGAACATGATTACTGGTGCCGCCAACATGGATGGTGCCATTATTGTCGTCGCTGCCTCCGATGGTCAGATGCCCCAGACTCGAGAGCACTTGCTGCTCGCCCGACAGGTCGGTGTACAGAAGATTGTTGTTTTCGTCAACAAGGTTGACACCATTGACGACCCCGAAATGTTGGAACTTGTCGAGATGGAGATGCGTGAGCTTCTCAGCACTTATGGTTTCGAGGGCGACGACACCCCCGTCATCATGGGCTCTGCTCTCTGTGCCCTGAACAACCAGAAGCCCGAGattggcaacaacaagattgacgagctcatggctgctgttgacgagtGGATCCCCACCCCTGAGCGTAGCCTGGACAAGCCTTTCCTCATGTCTGTTGAGGAtgtcttctccatctctGGCCGTGGTACCGTTGTCTCTGGCCGAGTCGAGCGTGGCATCTTGAAGCGTGACGAGGAAATCGAGCTTGTCGGTAAAGGCAAGGAGatcatcaagaccaaggttaCCGATATCGAGACTTTCAAGAAGTCTTGCGACCAGTCTCAGGCCGGTGACAACTCTGGTCTTCTCATCCGTGGTGTCCGCCGTGAGGATGTCCGCCGTGGTATGGTTGTCTGCAAGCCTGGCACCGTCAAGTCGCACACCCAGTTCCTCGCCTCTCTCTACGTCCTCACCAAGGAGGAAGGTGGCCGTCACACTGGATTCCACGAGCACTACCGCCCCCAGCTCTTCCTTCGAACTTCCGATGAGTCTGTCGACTTGACTTTCCCTGAAGGTACTGAGgacgccaatggcaagatgGTTATGCCTGGTGACAACGTCGAGATGGTTGTGACCTTGACCAACCCTAACGCTATTGAGGTTGGCCAGCGATTCAACATCCGTGAGGGTGGCAAGACTGTTGCCACTGGTCTGTGCACTCGCATCATGAAGTAA